A region of Streptomyces deccanensis DNA encodes the following proteins:
- a CDS encoding DUF3168 domain-containing protein has translation MDEYEQQLIAALVSEPQSIREKLSPEDREQLDVLLDLVAEGGSEERLRGITRALAAHLRAALPGDEGRAVSRRYTSASLARRPPHDVLLARFAPGGTGVPGGTGAPSRTGAPGVPGGGMDGGRADVGTPAPAVRWTSARERLLAEPALTETDLTELFGVAADQPGLIRLRASAGPEQLPAFQFDAEGRPRPLVLAINAMLGAAADPWGVADWWLGPNPWLDAVPATLLGTGLDDQLLAAASVVGEDD, from the coding sequence ATGGACGAGTACGAGCAGCAACTAATCGCCGCGCTCGTGTCGGAACCACAGTCGATCCGGGAAAAACTCTCCCCGGAGGACCGGGAACAACTCGACGTCCTGCTGGACCTCGTCGCCGAGGGCGGCAGCGAGGAACGGCTACGGGGGATCACCCGCGCCCTCGCCGCCCATCTGCGCGCGGCCCTGCCGGGGGACGAAGGGCGGGCCGTGAGCCGCCGTTACACCTCTGCTTCGCTCGCCCGACGGCCGCCGCACGACGTGCTCCTGGCTCGCTTCGCACCGGGCGGGACAGGAGTGCCGGGCGGGACGGGAGCGCCGAGCAGGACGGGAGCGCCTGGCGTGCCGGGTGGTGGCATGGACGGGGGGCGAGCAGACGTCGGCACACCGGCACCCGCCGTGCGCTGGACCTCCGCGCGTGAACGGCTCCTGGCCGAGCCCGCCCTGACGGAGACGGACCTGACGGAACTCTTCGGCGTCGCGGCCGACCAGCCCGGACTGATCAGACTGCGCGCGTCCGCCGGGCCCGAGCAGCTGCCGGCGTTCCAGTTCGACGCCGAGGGCCGCCCTCGACCGCTGGTGCTCGCCATCAACGCGATGCTGGGGGCGGCGGCGGACCCGTGGGGGGTGGCCGACTGGTGGCTGGGCCCCAATCCGTGGCTGGACGCCGTGCCGGCGACCCTGCTCGGCACGGGGCTGGACGATCAACTGCTCGCCGCCGCGAGCGTGGTGGGGGAGGACGACTGA
- a CDS encoding CHAT domain-containing protein, which translates to MPDRFARIDLVVQLLEAAEDALEQGDRGDVVDLLDEAEWNLTRLSGSPTGPDELRLLLGMSADAARLRYTHGQAPSDLDDTIARLDRAHSLATEAYHSTGPGTPPDHGDLVLVRCELALDLAERWRTSEAGPRRSADADRVVDLLGPILGGPDERHVPAATLCRAVLGLVLSDRCRCPEHATPERLADRRAAVVHLRAAHASDDLDPDLRPTVAFDLALLSSLDLYDRYEQEDRPGLRSPEAAAEFGAVLDVLRPLVTDPGPDGADAAELGADVCDALMQYDSGQRAQAMAVNWYRTALTHPALPREAAHRVATNLGLALADRSERNREAQHPDDPAPADDRAEAETLWEEALTRLPEAGEERVACLAAIVDLLWIELSNGLLDGDGVDRLAARARELASLIGPDDTDRAELVLKTAITLNQRAIDRGSPYMYDLSHGALRTGTADPALSPARAEPRMMADLREAIDLLRTATGLYHHEDELHLGAQCVLGVALLLDFACTLPEVRHASLRDALRILRVVLERAPADSQFRDEDLYGSFRTAMVYRVWYTDPFTAPQDPDRPVPDVSGFPTVEDDLQLLAGLLDPADAEQEPYFVFLSVMVGILRSPGGMPAAANCRAWSDRLRRSAPLLEPEAWGMKAIMLAIAGTLGLVLDRTGEATLTDRATTTATLRQARALLPPGSTTRGLIDEALRQGAVTDFQALLRTLFPAAAGQERPGRPPGTRPESPASPPGPAPSEPQSDEDVLTPPPIDPAATVLLGDGTPDPFALPSGRVVEILAGDDTPASAAVAAARALTHYRRWLRERDGKDLTTAITLVRQALATSTATALPASTTTALPAPATTALTDRCAEFLAGLLLDRHVLLGDHADLDAAVHEYDVLLDRTPEHVVRPPLHTVLAEAGDPRVPPHLFRAPEPTGHAPFRAELLAAAGTAWLLLARARRRPSPKLAADAVRAWQEAGRTLPPDHPRVPAVRTELAAHALREAREAGDAEAVGAEVGALVEAATTCPAGSPHRPALRLRAAAALARHTVAEGRPAAVPGRLDALGQGIALLRGAAEEGPHEFHGSRGRCLYGLGTLLLTRYLESGRREELEEAVAVLREAWVVLNASPGDPFAIALLRTIALAHRAFGPQDAEHRRQARETGRSALTAYGRSVLLQSGADYGLEAARAIAPDMLRLVRWSLADQLPEAAFEALELGRGLVLNAATMNVTVPDLLRDAGHAELADAWVRAADDGGRLSEVPDDLRRRVLEALAGSAAEKRLLSAPSPGVLGRTLRRLGTDALAYLVPGEDGAGGHAVIVTATGAVRSLRLPGLTSLSTGPVGAYDAALQAFQEEGRREPPGPHAPLVMRERSRRALLLLEGRWRSALERLCSWAGEVAMGPLLAAAESWWPGRVPRIVLAPVGPLGIVPWHAARCPVPAPSAPAGPEAARTDHACARAVVSYCASARQLIEVATRPTAVLGEGAVAVVVDPDGSPTMHREATLVAALHPRVTVIGGTGVAGAGGALPPEPRSLEPFLPGRGTSPTALLHVNCHADTGATSNDSVLKLDATHTVSVQDLLTGAAGRDPGMPGGTVLLANCTSDLTLSDHDEALTLATAFLGAGATAVVGSRWAVADDPRTTLLVLLVHHHMRQGTPPRDALRAAQLWMLDPGRVLPPELAGCEALLEDTSHGPLDELEIWASFTHHGQ; encoded by the coding sequence ATGCCCGATCGTTTCGCTCGGATCGACCTCGTCGTCCAGCTCCTCGAAGCGGCCGAGGACGCCCTGGAGCAGGGGGACCGGGGAGACGTCGTGGACCTGCTCGACGAGGCCGAGTGGAACCTGACGCGGTTGTCCGGCTCCCCCACCGGCCCGGACGAACTCCGGCTGCTGCTCGGGATGTCCGCCGACGCGGCCCGGCTCCGCTACACGCACGGACAGGCACCCTCGGACCTGGACGACACGATCGCCCGCCTGGACCGCGCGCATTCCCTGGCCACCGAGGCGTACCACTCCACCGGGCCCGGCACCCCGCCCGACCACGGCGATCTGGTGCTCGTCCGCTGCGAACTCGCCCTCGACCTGGCGGAACGCTGGCGCACGAGCGAGGCCGGCCCCCGGCGGTCGGCCGACGCCGACCGGGTCGTCGACCTGCTCGGCCCGATCCTCGGCGGACCGGACGAGCGCCACGTACCGGCCGCCACCCTGTGCCGGGCGGTGCTGGGCCTGGTCCTGTCGGACCGCTGCCGCTGCCCCGAACACGCCACCCCGGAACGGCTCGCGGACCGCCGCGCCGCCGTCGTACACCTGAGGGCGGCGCACGCCTCCGACGACCTCGACCCGGACCTGCGCCCCACCGTGGCCTTCGACCTCGCGCTGCTGTCCTCGCTCGATCTGTACGACCGCTACGAACAGGAGGACCGCCCCGGACTCCGGTCCCCGGAGGCCGCCGCGGAGTTCGGTGCCGTACTGGACGTGCTGCGGCCCCTCGTGACGGACCCCGGCCCGGACGGAGCCGACGCGGCCGAGCTGGGCGCGGACGTGTGTGACGCGCTGATGCAGTACGACTCCGGGCAGCGGGCCCAGGCGATGGCCGTGAACTGGTACCGGACCGCCCTCACCCATCCCGCGCTGCCGCGTGAGGCGGCCCACCGGGTCGCCACGAACCTGGGGCTGGCCCTGGCGGACCGGTCCGAACGCAACCGCGAGGCCCAGCACCCCGACGACCCCGCCCCGGCCGACGACCGTGCCGAGGCAGAGACCCTGTGGGAAGAGGCGCTGACCCGGCTCCCGGAGGCCGGCGAGGAACGGGTGGCGTGTCTGGCGGCGATCGTCGACCTGCTCTGGATCGAGCTGTCGAACGGACTGCTGGACGGCGACGGCGTCGACCGTCTCGCCGCCCGCGCACGTGAACTCGCCTCCCTCATCGGGCCCGACGACACCGACCGGGCCGAACTCGTCCTCAAGACCGCGATCACCCTGAACCAGCGGGCGATCGACCGTGGCTCCCCGTACATGTACGACCTGTCCCACGGCGCGCTCCGGACCGGCACCGCCGACCCGGCCCTGTCACCGGCCCGTGCCGAGCCCCGCATGATGGCGGACCTCCGGGAGGCCATCGACCTGCTGCGCACGGCGACCGGTCTCTATCACCACGAGGACGAACTCCATCTGGGCGCCCAGTGCGTGCTGGGCGTCGCCCTGCTGCTGGACTTCGCCTGCACGCTGCCCGAGGTCCGGCACGCGTCCCTCCGCGACGCCCTGCGGATCCTGCGCGTGGTCCTCGAACGCGCCCCGGCCGACAGCCAGTTCCGTGACGAGGACCTCTACGGCTCCTTCCGCACCGCGATGGTCTACCGCGTCTGGTACACGGACCCGTTCACCGCGCCGCAGGACCCCGATCGACCGGTTCCCGACGTCAGCGGGTTCCCCACCGTCGAGGACGATCTGCAGCTGCTCGCCGGGCTGTTGGACCCCGCCGACGCGGAACAGGAGCCGTACTTCGTCTTCCTCTCCGTCATGGTGGGCATCCTGCGGTCACCCGGCGGGATGCCTGCGGCGGCGAACTGCCGTGCGTGGTCGGACCGGTTGCGGCGGTCCGCCCCGCTGCTGGAACCCGAGGCCTGGGGGATGAAGGCCATCATGCTGGCCATCGCCGGCACCCTGGGGCTCGTCCTCGACCGGACGGGAGAAGCCACCCTCACGGACCGGGCCACCACCACGGCGACCCTCCGTCAGGCCCGCGCCCTGCTCCCGCCGGGCTCCACGACACGCGGGCTGATCGACGAGGCGTTGCGCCAGGGCGCGGTCACCGACTTCCAGGCGCTGCTGCGTACGTTGTTCCCGGCGGCCGCGGGTCAGGAGCGGCCGGGCCGGCCGCCGGGGACCCGGCCGGAGAGCCCCGCGTCCCCACCTGGTCCCGCCCCGTCGGAGCCACAGAGCGACGAGGACGTGCTCACCCCGCCCCCGATCGACCCGGCCGCGACCGTGCTGCTCGGGGACGGCACACCGGACCCGTTCGCCCTTCCGTCGGGCCGGGTCGTCGAGATCCTGGCCGGCGACGACACCCCGGCGAGCGCGGCCGTGGCCGCCGCACGGGCCCTGACGCACTACCGCCGCTGGCTCCGGGAACGCGACGGCAAGGACCTGACGACGGCGATCACGCTCGTCAGGCAGGCACTCGCCACCTCGACCGCCACGGCACTGCCCGCGTCGACCACCACGGCACTCCCCGCCCCGGCCACCACGGCGCTCACCGACCGGTGTGCCGAGTTCCTGGCCGGTCTCCTCCTCGACCGGCACGTCCTGCTGGGCGACCACGCCGATCTGGACGCCGCCGTCCACGAGTACGACGTGCTGCTCGACCGCACGCCGGAGCACGTCGTCCGCCCGCCGCTGCACACCGTGTTGGCCGAGGCGGGCGACCCTCGGGTCCCGCCGCACCTCTTCCGCGCCCCGGAGCCGACGGGCCACGCCCCCTTCCGGGCCGAGCTGCTGGCCGCCGCGGGAACGGCGTGGCTGCTGCTCGCGCGTGCCCGCCGGCGCCCCTCCCCGAAGCTGGCGGCCGACGCCGTGCGGGCCTGGCAGGAGGCCGGGCGCACGCTGCCGCCGGACCATCCCCGGGTGCCGGCCGTCCGTACGGAACTGGCGGCGCACGCCCTGCGCGAGGCGCGCGAGGCGGGGGACGCCGAGGCCGTCGGGGCCGAAGTCGGCGCGCTCGTCGAGGCCGCGACGACCTGCCCGGCAGGGAGTCCGCACCGCCCCGCGCTGCGTCTGCGCGCGGCGGCGGCCCTGGCGCGGCACACGGTCGCCGAGGGGCGGCCGGCGGCGGTGCCCGGCCGGCTCGACGCTCTCGGTCAGGGCATCGCCCTGCTGAGGGGCGCGGCGGAGGAGGGCCCGCACGAGTTCCACGGGTCGCGCGGGCGGTGTCTGTACGGGCTGGGCACGCTGCTGCTCACCCGGTACCTGGAGTCGGGACGGCGCGAGGAGCTGGAGGAGGCGGTCGCCGTCCTGCGTGAGGCGTGGGTGGTGCTCAACGCGAGCCCGGGCGACCCCTTCGCCATCGCGTTGCTCCGGACCATCGCGCTCGCCCACCGCGCCTTCGGCCCGCAGGACGCCGAACACCGGCGGCAGGCCCGCGAGACGGGCAGATCGGCCCTGACCGCGTACGGCCGCTCCGTGCTGCTGCAGTCGGGCGCGGACTACGGGCTCGAAGCCGCGCGGGCCATCGCACCGGACATGCTGCGGCTGGTCCGCTGGAGCCTTGCCGACCAGCTGCCCGAGGCGGCGTTCGAGGCGCTCGAACTCGGCCGCGGGCTGGTGCTGAACGCGGCGACGATGAACGTCACCGTCCCCGATCTGCTGCGCGACGCCGGTCATGCCGAGCTGGCCGATGCCTGGGTACGGGCCGCCGACGACGGCGGCCGACTGAGCGAGGTGCCCGACGATCTGCGGCGCCGTGTGCTGGAGGCGCTGGCGGGCAGCGCCGCCGAGAAGCGGCTGCTGTCCGCGCCCTCGCCGGGGGTGCTGGGGCGCACGCTGCGCCGGCTGGGGACCGACGCGCTCGCCTATCTCGTGCCCGGCGAGGACGGGGCGGGCGGCCATGCGGTGATCGTGACGGCCACGGGTGCGGTCCGTTCGCTGCGACTGCCCGGGCTGACCTCGCTGTCCACCGGCCCGGTCGGCGCGTACGACGCCGCGCTGCAGGCCTTCCAGGAGGAGGGCCGTCGGGAACCGCCCGGCCCGCACGCCCCGCTGGTCATGCGCGAGCGCAGTCGGCGGGCTCTGCTTCTGCTGGAGGGGAGGTGGCGGTCGGCGCTGGAGCGGCTGTGCTCGTGGGCCGGTGAGGTCGCCATGGGGCCCCTCCTGGCGGCCGCCGAGTCCTGGTGGCCCGGCCGGGTTCCACGGATCGTCCTCGCGCCCGTGGGCCCGCTCGGCATCGTCCCCTGGCACGCGGCGCGCTGCCCGGTGCCCGCGCCGTCGGCGCCGGCCGGGCCGGAGGCCGCGAGGACCGATCACGCGTGCGCGCGGGCTGTCGTCTCGTACTGCGCCAGTGCCCGTCAGCTCATCGAGGTGGCCACCCGCCCCACGGCCGTCCTGGGCGAGGGTGCCGTGGCCGTCGTCGTGGACCCGGACGGCTCGCCCACCATGCACCGGGAGGCGACGCTCGTCGCCGCCCTCCATCCCCGGGTCACCGTGATCGGCGGGACGGGCGTCGCGGGCGCCGGCGGGGCGCTGCCGCCGGAGCCCCGGTCGCTCGAACCGTTCCTGCCCGGCCGGGGCACCTCGCCGACCGCGCTGCTGCACGTCAACTGTCACGCGGACACCGGCGCGACCTCCAACGACTCCGTCCTCAAACTGGACGCCACGCACACGGTCTCGGTGCAGGATCTGCTGACGGGCGCCGCGGGCCGCGATCCCGGGATGCCCGGTGGTACGGTCCTGCTCGCCAACTGCACGAGCGATCTGACCCTCAGCGACCACGACGAGGCCCTCACCCTGGCGACGGCCTTCCTCGGCGCGGGCGCCACGGCGGTCGTCGGCTCCCGCTGGGCCGTCGCGGACGACCCCCGGACCACGCTGCTGGTGCTCCTCGTCCACCACCACATGCGGCAGGGCACGCCGCCCCGGGACGCGCTGCGGGCGGCCCAGCTGTGGATGCTGGACCCCGGCCGCGTTCTGCCTCCCGAACTGGCCGGGTGCGAGGCGCTGTTGGAGGACACCTCGCACGGACCGCTGGACGAGTTGGAGATCTGGGCGTCGTTCACGCACCACGGGCAGTGA
- a CDS encoding AAA family ATPase → MSNYSDSKRDLDHYLTARVPVVGLRTIEQARALRMLKEVATQPRRANQQFWIHTRATGLRDLRSGAAVLDDRSLTGAMDFAAAQFAARPHATLVLVDPGELESDTPFTRNVAELARIADTHAGCVVLITDNPIWSGLQRLGMSLQLDLPNADEMYATISAFLTDHRGVVSIAWTEHDARRAAEFLQGVTEGEAVNLMATLIAKGSVEAADVLTLASSKDRIFNNLAGLERLALKDVDYSVGGLTNLRGWLDRKHRLIHTDLRGTQLRPPRGVLLVGVPGCGKSLSAKAIAQQWRLPLYRLDMASIHGRYLGESEGRMREALDAADRVAPCILWIDEIEKGLAGSHDSSGVQQRIIGQFLFWLQESDSRVFVVATANDVRSLPPELLRKGRFDELFFVDLPDDQDRREIITLYYRRYVKAEPHPDQVDRLVELSEGFAGSDIESALHDVGAEVLLGGGVERLDPSFVEETFANTAPLSRSNPEQIEEIRAWGRERAVPAGRSGLAATTPGAGTPRRVVVLGDT, encoded by the coding sequence ATGTCGAACTACTCCGACAGCAAGCGTGACCTGGACCACTACCTCACCGCGCGGGTGCCCGTCGTCGGACTGCGCACCATCGAACAGGCCCGTGCCCTGCGCATGCTCAAAGAGGTGGCGACCCAACCACGGCGCGCCAACCAGCAGTTCTGGATCCACACCAGAGCCACCGGACTGCGCGACCTGCGGTCGGGAGCGGCCGTCCTCGACGACCGTTCGCTGACCGGCGCCATGGACTTCGCCGCCGCCCAGTTCGCCGCCCGCCCCCACGCCACCCTCGTCCTGGTCGACCCCGGGGAGCTGGAGTCCGACACCCCCTTCACCCGCAACGTCGCCGAACTGGCGAGGATCGCCGACACCCACGCCGGATGCGTCGTCCTCATCACGGACAACCCGATCTGGAGCGGTCTGCAACGACTCGGCATGAGCCTCCAGCTGGACCTGCCGAACGCCGACGAGATGTACGCGACCATCAGCGCGTTCCTCACCGACCACCGGGGCGTGGTCTCCATCGCCTGGACCGAGCACGACGCCCGCAGGGCCGCCGAGTTCCTCCAGGGAGTCACCGAGGGCGAGGCGGTGAACCTCATGGCCACGCTCATCGCCAAGGGGTCCGTGGAGGCCGCCGACGTCCTGACCCTCGCCAGCTCCAAGGACCGCATCTTCAACAACCTCGCCGGACTCGAACGCCTTGCTCTCAAGGACGTCGACTACTCCGTCGGCGGCCTCACCAACCTGCGCGGCTGGCTGGACCGCAAACACCGGCTCATCCACACGGACCTGCGCGGCACCCAACTGCGCCCGCCGCGCGGTGTCCTGCTCGTCGGTGTCCCCGGCTGCGGCAAGTCCCTGTCGGCGAAGGCCATCGCCCAGCAGTGGCGACTGCCGCTCTACCGGCTGGACATGGCCAGCATCCACGGCCGCTACCTGGGCGAGTCCGAGGGACGGATGCGGGAGGCGCTGGACGCCGCCGACCGGGTCGCCCCCTGCATCCTGTGGATCGACGAGATCGAGAAGGGGCTGGCCGGCAGCCACGACAGCTCCGGCGTCCAGCAGCGCATCATCGGGCAGTTCCTGTTCTGGCTCCAGGAGTCGGACTCCCGGGTCTTCGTCGTCGCCACCGCCAACGACGTCCGCAGCCTGCCGCCCGAACTGCTGCGCAAGGGACGCTTCGACGAACTGTTCTTCGTGGACCTGCCGGACGACCAGGACCGCAGGGAGATCATCACCCTCTACTACCGGCGCTACGTCAAGGCCGAACCCCACCCGGACCAGGTCGACCGGCTCGTCGAGCTCTCCGAGGGCTTCGCGGGCTCCGACATCGAGTCCGCCCTCCACGACGTCGGCGCCGAGGTCCTGCTCGGCGGCGGGGTGGAGCGGCTCGACCCGTCGTTCGTCGAGGAGACGTTCGCCAACACGGCCCCCCTCAGCCGCAGCAACCCCGAACAGATCGAGGAGATCCGCGCCTGGGGCCGGGAGCGCGCGGTACCCGCCGGACGGTCCGGCCTCGCCGCCACCACCCCCGGCGCGGGCACCCCGCGCAGGGTGGTCGTCCTCGGCGACACCTGA
- a CDS encoding FUSC family protein, translating into MEWTGRVMREARRRGAAAVRTVRMAWAGPGRERDLVAQAGKAALAAWVAWAVAGWWLAAPMAFVAPWVAVVLVESTVFRSLAHGLQQLGAIAVGTVVATAVALLMDHTLVTMALVLPTVLLLGQWQRLGSQGVYAATGALFVLTGGQVTVAASAARIAEAVFGALVGVAVNALIRPPVYLRDTRAALRDAAQEAEAILDSVADGLASGEWEGHQAGEWHERALRLGRLVDQARQAIGWSQESMRVNPWGRRRHATAPPGKAYADALAVLDHVAVHTSGVTRTVWEAADGGGKATRPDAAIARPYADFLHRTARAVSLYGRTRFAPGGPDDAGAEELRETVAELHRTLDDFRARLPGAVADDPDALVTYGTLLAQAHRLADQLVQN; encoded by the coding sequence ATGGAGTGGACCGGCAGGGTGATGCGGGAGGCGCGGCGGCGCGGGGCGGCCGCCGTGCGGACGGTGCGGATGGCGTGGGCGGGACCGGGCCGGGAACGGGACCTGGTGGCGCAGGCCGGCAAGGCGGCGCTGGCCGCCTGGGTGGCCTGGGCGGTCGCGGGCTGGTGGCTCGCGGCCCCCATGGCGTTCGTGGCGCCCTGGGTGGCGGTCGTCCTGGTGGAGTCGACGGTGTTCCGGTCGCTCGCCCACGGGTTGCAGCAGCTGGGGGCCATCGCGGTGGGCACGGTGGTGGCCACCGCCGTGGCGCTGCTGATGGACCACACGCTGGTCACGATGGCCCTGGTGCTGCCGACGGTGCTGCTGCTGGGCCAGTGGCAACGGCTCGGGAGCCAGGGCGTCTACGCGGCCACCGGCGCGCTCTTCGTGCTGACCGGCGGTCAGGTCACCGTCGCCGCGTCGGCCGCCCGCATCGCGGAGGCGGTCTTCGGCGCGCTGGTCGGCGTCGCGGTCAACGCGCTGATCAGGCCCCCGGTGTATCTCCGCGACACCCGCGCCGCGCTGCGGGACGCCGCCCAGGAGGCCGAGGCGATCCTGGACTCGGTGGCGGACGGGCTGGCCTCCGGTGAGTGGGAGGGGCACCAGGCGGGGGAGTGGCACGAGCGCGCACTGCGGTTGGGGCGTCTGGTCGACCAGGCCCGGCAGGCCATCGGCTGGAGCCAGGAGAGCATGCGGGTCAATCCGTGGGGACGCCGCAGGCACGCCACCGCCCCGCCCGGCAAGGCGTACGCCGACGCGTTGGCCGTGCTCGACCATGTGGCCGTCCACACCTCGGGCGTGACCCGAACGGTGTGGGAGGCAGCCGACGGCGGGGGGAAGGCAACCCGCCCGGACGCGGCGATCGCCCGGCCCTACGCGGACTTCCTGCACCGCACCGCCCGCGCCGTGAGCCTCTACGGACGGACCCGGTTCGCCCCGGGCGGCCCCGACGACGCCGGGGCGGAGGAACTCCGCGAGACGGTCGCGGAACTCCACCGCACCCTCGACGACTTCCGTGCGCGGCTGCCCGGCGCCGTCGCCGACGACCCCGACGCGCTGGTGACGTACGGGACGCTGCTGGCCCAGGCCCACCGCCTCGCCGACCAACTCGTCCAGAACTGA
- a CDS encoding SDR family oxidoreductase — protein sequence MDAEQVRREVEEQGRRCLLLPGDLKDAEFCREAVERTVEELGGLNVLVSNAAYLNSKLELEQLTAEDFDRTFKTNIYAYFHLVMAALPHLGPGDAVIATATEEALKGSTTMIDYAAPKAALITLSKSIAPHLAKRGVRANVVAPGPTWTPLNEADQHMPPEGLARIGSEAPLGRAAQPEEIAPTYVYLASDADSSYTVGEVIAVTGGIVDTR from the coding sequence GTGGACGCGGAACAGGTACGGCGGGAGGTCGAGGAGCAGGGCCGGCGCTGCCTGCTGCTGCCGGGCGACCTCAAGGACGCGGAGTTCTGCCGGGAGGCCGTGGAGCGGACCGTGGAGGAGCTCGGCGGGCTGAACGTCCTCGTGAGCAACGCCGCCTACCTCAACAGCAAGCTCGAACTGGAGCAGCTGACCGCCGAGGACTTCGACCGGACGTTCAAGACCAACATCTACGCCTACTTCCACCTCGTCATGGCCGCCCTGCCCCATCTCGGCCCGGGGGACGCCGTCATCGCCACGGCCACCGAGGAGGCGCTCAAGGGCAGCACCACGATGATCGACTACGCGGCGCCCAAGGCCGCGCTGATCACGCTCAGCAAGTCGATCGCCCCGCATCTGGCCAAGCGCGGCGTCCGCGCCAACGTGGTGGCCCCGGGCCCGACCTGGACCCCGCTCAACGAGGCGGACCAGCACATGCCGCCCGAGGGTCTGGCCCGGATCGGCAGCGAGGCGCCCCTCGGCCGCGCGGCACAGCCGGAGGAGATCGCGCCGACGTACGTCTATCTGGCCTCCGACGCCGACTCCAGCTACACCGTCGGCGAGGTCATCGCCGTGACCGGCGGCATCGTCGACACCCGGTGA
- a CDS encoding ANTAR domain-containing protein yields the protein MAAMARDLLAQPSVDATLRRISTSAIELVEGCDAAGILVLRGTTVETLAPTDQLVVESDRLQERLREGPCFDAARDSEGDRVFRISDFSAEQPRWPVYAPEARRLGVGSMMGFLLFTEDEDLGALNLYSRKPGAFTEVSELAGWLLASHAAVAFSSARTHAQLEQAVATRHVIGEAMGILMGSHHLTEDQAFDVLRRFSQEHNIKLREVARRVCEQGGL from the coding sequence ATGGCGGCGATGGCGCGCGACCTGCTGGCCCAGCCTTCGGTCGACGCCACACTGCGGCGGATCTCGACCTCGGCGATCGAACTGGTGGAGGGCTGTGACGCGGCCGGCATCCTCGTGCTGCGCGGCACGACGGTGGAGACGCTCGCCCCCACGGACCAGCTGGTCGTCGAGAGCGACCGGCTCCAGGAGCGGCTGCGGGAGGGCCCCTGCTTCGACGCCGCCCGTGATTCGGAGGGTGACCGGGTCTTCCGTATCTCCGATTTCTCCGCGGAGCAGCCGCGCTGGCCCGTCTACGCCCCGGAGGCCCGCCGTCTCGGTGTGGGCAGCATGATGGGCTTCCTGCTGTTCACCGAGGACGAGGACCTCGGCGCCCTGAATCTCTACTCCCGCAAGCCGGGCGCGTTCACCGAGGTCAGCGAGTTGGCCGGCTGGCTGCTGGCCTCGCACGCGGCGGTCGCGTTCTCCAGCGCGCGTACCCATGCCCAACTGGAGCAGGCCGTCGCCACCCGGCATGTGATCGGCGAGGCCATGGGCATCCTCATGGGCAGCCACCACCTGACCGAGGACCAGGCGTTCGACGTCCTGCGCCGCTTCTCGCAGGAGCACAACATCAAGCTCCGTGAGGTCGCCCGCCGGGTCTGCGAACAGGGCGGCCTCTGA
- a CDS encoding SDR family oxidoreductase: protein MNDDVRNPVERHPRPDLPQQDQDHPGWTGPMDPPPDHGEESYRGSGLLRDRKTVLTGGDSGIGRAVALAYAREGADVLFTHLPEEAEDARETVRLVEEAGRKAIAVPCDIRDEEQCRGLVERAVAEFGRIDVLINNAAYQMAQPDGIGAITTEQFDRVVRTNLYGMFWLCRAALPHIPAGGSIINTTSVQAYKPSPHLLDYAMTKGAIVTFTQGLAQMVAADGIRVNAVAPGPVWTPLIPATLPDTQEFGKQAPLGRPAQPAEMAPAYVFLASDRASFVTAEILNATGGTPLP from the coding sequence ATGAACGACGACGTGCGGAACCCGGTCGAGCGGCACCCACGGCCGGACCTCCCGCAGCAGGACCAGGACCATCCCGGCTGGACCGGGCCGATGGACCCGCCGCCCGACCACGGCGAGGAGTCCTACCGGGGCAGCGGACTGCTCAGGGACCGTAAAACGGTCCTGACCGGCGGTGACTCCGGGATCGGCCGGGCGGTGGCCCTGGCCTACGCCCGGGAGGGCGCGGACGTCCTCTTCACCCATCTGCCGGAGGAGGCCGAGGACGCCCGCGAGACGGTACGGCTCGTCGAGGAAGCCGGACGGAAGGCGATCGCCGTCCCCTGCGACATACGCGACGAGGAGCAGTGCCGCGGTCTGGTCGAGCGGGCCGTCGCCGAGTTCGGCCGGATCGACGTGCTGATCAACAACGCCGCGTACCAGATGGCACAGCCCGACGGTATCGGCGCCATCACCACCGAGCAGTTCGACCGGGTCGTGCGGACCAACCTCTACGGCATGTTCTGGCTGTGCCGGGCGGCCCTGCCGCACATCCCGGCGGGCGGTTCGATCATCAACACCACGTCCGTGCAGGCGTACAAGCCGAGTCCGCATCTGCTCGACTACGCCATGACCAAGGGCGCGATCGTGACGTTCACCCAGGGGCTGGCGCAGATGGTCGCGGCGGACGGCATCCGGGTGAACGCGGTGGCGCCGGGGCCCGTGTGGACGCCGCTGATCCCGGCGACGCTCCCGGACACACAGGAGTTCGGCAAGCAGGCGCCGCTGGGCCGGCCCGCCCAGCCCGCCGAGATGGCACCGGCGTACGTGTTCCTCGCCTCCGACCGGGCGAGCTTCGTCACGGCGGAGATCCTCAACGCCACCGGCGGCACCCCGCTGCCCTGA